One Candidatus Bathyarchaeia archaeon genomic window, TCGGAATTGATCAAGGGTCTTCATGCATTACTGTACACGCCTCAGCCCGAAGAGTTGCGAGCGTTCATTCGTGACAAACTGGGATTCCCTTTCACGGACACAGGTGGAGGCTGGCTAATCTTCGACATGCCAGAAGCCGATCTGGGCTGTCATCCATCGGACAGAGTGTTCCATTCAGTATCCTTCTATTGTGATGACATCCACAAGACGGTTCAGGAATTGAAAGCTCGCGGCGTTGAATTCACTTCGGGCATCAGCGATGAGGGGTGGGGTTTGTTGACTCACTTTCGAATGCCTGGCGATGTGCAAGTGGAATTGTACCAGCCCAAGTACAAGAAGCGCCCTCAAAGCAAATCGCCGAAAGCACGTTCGCCTAACAGAGGAAAAAAAACCGGTCGAAAATAATCAATGCTTGGTGGGCCGGGGGAGATTTGAACTCCCGACCCTACGGCCCCATCTACGGGTTTCCGCGTGTAAGGCGGACGTTCTATCCGGAGAGTCATTGCTCCTAACCAGGCTGAACTACCGGCCCAAACCGAGAGCACCCAAACCACGTCCGAGTAGATTACGATTTAGGTAGAGATTACCTCTCCTCGATCATCAAGGGAGCTTGCACTTTTATACCCGGAACACTCATTTCTCTTTCTGGACATTTATGGCGGGGAAGGAACCATTCGTCTATATCGATGGTGAATACCACCCCAAGGGCGAAGCCAAAATCTCGGTCTACGATCACGGGCTTCTATACGGAGACGGTGTCTTCGAAGGCATACGCGCATACAACGGCTCAGTCTTCAGACTGCGCGAACACACA contains:
- a CDS encoding VOC family protein; its protein translation is MIKGLHALLYTPQPEELRAFIRDKLGFPFTDTGGGWLIFDMPEADLGCHPSDRVFHSVSFYCDDIHKTVQELKARGVEFTSGISDEGWGLLTHFRMPGDVQVELYQPKYKKRPQSKSPKARSPNRGKKTGRK